The region CTTTTTCACCTCTTGATTCACCTGGTAGCATCTGAGGGAGGCTAAAGATCACTCTTTTTGCTTCCAAGGATAAAAACGCGTTTGTTCCTCTAGCAACAATGCTTGTCGCATCACCTTCGGTATCAACTGTATAATAAACATGAGTCCTTACTTTTTCATAAACACCAAAAGTGTTTCCCAAACCTACATCATAGGTACTCACAATATGTTCTTGAACGATTTGACTGCTGCATTTTTGAATTTCTTTTTGTGTTGTCTCTGGGCAAGTTGGAAATCTAGGCTGTTTTTCAACCATCAAATAGCTATCGTCAGTCAGCTGTTCGTTATTCTTGTTTTTTAATAGTTCCTCTTGTTTTACTCTTATTTGTTCCTGAAACTCTTCTTCAGCAAGATTAAGAGCAAATAATTGTGCTGCTTTGTTTTTATATAATGAATAGGTTTCCGTATGATCAATGACGTATTGATAAGCAGCACTTGCATCAGTAGTTTTTCCGTAAGCGTGAAGCATAAAACCTTTTAAATAATAGAGCTCTACTAAATGTTCTTGGTTCTTTTCTTGTATCGCTTGATGGATTGCCTCTAAGCCTTTATTGTATTCTGCTTCTGATAAGTAATACTTAGCAGCTTCATAAAAGGTTTTTTCTGACCCATTTATTTTTGTTACAATAGTTGATTTAGTTTGACAACTGCTCCCTAGTAACACTGTAATTGCGAAGAGATAATACAGGTTTTTCATCTAGAAGATTTTATGATGATAATATATAATGTACACAAAGCTAATGCTATTCATATAGTATATTTGCCTTTATGGCAGGAAATACCTTTGGTAAGCAATTTACCGTTACAACATATGGAGAATCTCATGGAGTCGCTTTAGGTGGCGTTATCGATGGGTGTCCAGCAGGAATAAATATAGACTTAGAGGCAATACAATTTGATTTAGACCGACGCAAACCCGGTCAAAGCAAGATTGTTACTCAGCGCAAAGAAAGTGATACCGTCACGATCTATTCGGGAATATTTGAAGGAAAAACGACAGGAACACCTATAGGTTTTCAAATTGTTAATGAGAATCAAAAATCAAAAGATTACTCTCATATCAAAGAAACTTACCGACCTAGTCATGCCGATAAGGTCTATGATGATAAGTACGGACATAGGGATTACCGTGGTGGTGGGCGCAGCAGTGCTCGTGAAACTGCCAGTAGAGTCGTGGCAGGAGCTATCGCAAAACAATTGCTTTCTCAGATCAAAATAACCGCTTACACGAGTAGTGTAGGAGATCTTTTTATAGATAAACCTTATCAAGAACTGGATTTCTCAGAGATTGAAAATAATGCAGTGCGCTGTCCTGATATCGCTTTTGCGAAAGCGATGGAAGAAAAAATCCTACAAACCAGAAAAGAAGGGGATACCATAGGAGGAACTATATCCTGTGTTATTCAAGGTTTACCGGCTGGTCTAGGAGACCCGGTATTTGATAAACTGCATGCAGACCTTGGAAAAGCCATGCTCTCCATCAATGCGGTAAAAGGTTTTGAATACGGTAGTGGTTTTGCCGGTACTCAGCTGAAAGGAAGCGAGCATAACGATCAATACAATGCAGACGGAACCACCAAAACAAATTTAAGTGGCGGTATTCAAGGCGGTATTTCTAATGGTATGGATGTTTATTTTAGAGTAGCCTTTAAACCTGTGGCTACCATCATGCAATCTCAAGAAACGATCAATTCCAAAGGCGAACTTGTTGAAATGCAAGGAAAAGGAAGACATGATCCCTGTGTAGTTCCTAGAGCTGTGGTGATTGTAGAAGCCATGGCAGCACTCGTACTCGCCGACCATTTTTTAAGAGCACGCACGTCAAAGATTTAAGGCGATCATTATACAGATAGTTTTAGGCACATAGCTGCTCTTGATTTTAGTTTTAATTTTGTTTTTATACTCGCTTTCGCGAAAGCGGAAACACCACAAAAACTTTACTTATATTACGCCTCAAGAAGATTTAGAATTCAATTTCACATGAAAAAATTAGCATTACACTGGCAAATATTAATAGGGATGGTTCTCGGAATCGCTTTTGGGTTTATCATGACTCAGGTAGATTGGGGTAAAGACTTTGTAGGGGACTGGATCGAGCCTTTTGGTAAAATCTTTGTCAACCTATTGAAATTAATAGCAGTTCCATTGATTCTTGCTTCCTTGGTCAAAGGAATTTCTGACTTAAAAGACATCGCAAAATTCCGCAATATGGGATTGCGTACCGTGGTGATTTATATTGCTACCACTGTAATTGCAATTACGATAGGATTGGCCTTAGTAAATGTTTTTAAGCCTGGTGAAGGAATTTCAGAAGAAACCATTGCTAATTTAAGTGCGACTTATGAAAGCAATTCAGATATCCAAGGAAAATTAGCAACTGCCGCTGCACAAAAAGATGCGGGTCCATTGCAAGCCCTGATAGATATGGTTCCTGATAATGCTGTTTCTGCAATGTCTAACAATAGTTTAATGTTGCAAGTGATCTTCTTTGCTATTTTCTTAGGTATATCTATGTTATTAATAGGTGAAAAGAAAGCCAAACCATTAAAGAAATTCTTTGATAGTCTCAACGACGTGGTGCTGAAAATGGTAGACTTGATCATGTTGTCAGCTCCATTTGCAGTCTTTGCATTATTAGCCACCGTAGTGGTTACTTCAGATGATCCAGAAGTACTACTAGCCCTATTGTATTATGCGCTTACGGTGATAGCAGGTTTATTGCTCATGATCGTGGTGTATTGTATCATTTTTGCCGTTTATGTCAAAAAATCACCGTTATGGTTTTTACAACAAATAGCACCAGCACAATTACTCGCTTTTTCTACCAGCTCCAGTGCCGCAACTTTACCGGTAACTATGGAACGAGTAGAAGAGCATATGGGTGTGGAAAAAGAAGTTTCTAGTTTTGTACTTCCAGTAGGAGCCACCATCAATATGGATGGAACCAGTTTGTACCAAGCTGTTGCTGCTGTTTTTGTGTGTCAGGCTTTAGGTATAGACCTTACTATTGGTGCTCAACTAACTATTGTTTTAACGGCCTTACTAGCTTCCATAGGTAGTGCTGCAGTTCCTGGAGCTGGGATGGTCATGCTGGTCATTGTTTTAGAATCCATAGACTTCCCTAGTGAGTTATTACCAGTGGCTCTTGCACTCATTTTTGCTGTAGACCGACCACTAGATATGCTCCGTACCACGGTTAACGTTACTGGAGATGCTACTGTTGCATCAGTTGTCGCAAAAAGTCTGGGTAAATTTGGTAAGCCTCATGTTAAGAATTGGGACGATCATCTGGACGAAGTTTCTTCTTAGAGGAATAGCTTTATTAACTACGGTCATAGAAATCGATGGTAATGTTACATATCAAGCAGAATGAGAATTTTTTGATTTTCATTCCGCTTTCGCGAAAGCGAATACAATGCATTAATTTCAATAATAATATTACATAAACTTAAAGTAACACATCGTTTTTACTTCTTAGTTTGCTTTAATAATTAATCCAAAAAATCAAAACATGAATGTTTGTTTTATCATGTACCCTTGGGAAGAAATCAACCCAGAAAAAGATTCCACTTTAACACTTATTCACGAATGTGTTAAACGAGGGCATCGGGTAGCCATAGCTACTCCTTCAAACCTTACTATTAGAAATAGCATTGCTTATGCTTTCTCTAAGATGATCAAGAAAACAGATAAAGTGCCCGCACAATTAAAGTCTTTTTACAAAAACACAGTACTTATAGAAAAAATGTTGCCACTCGCAGGTTTTGACGTGATAATGATGCGAGCAAATCCGCCTTTGGATCCTATTGCGTTGAATTTTCTCGACTCCGTAAAAGATGATGTGTTTATTGTAAATGATATTCAAGGATTGCGGGAAGCTAATAATAAACTTTACACCGCCTGTTTTGATGATCCTAATAACGAAATCATCCCAGCGACTCATGTTTCTAAGAATAAAGAATATTTAAAATCTGTAATCAAGGAAAACCCTAAGGAAAAAATGATCATGAAGCCATTAAACGGTTTTGGAGGAAGTGGGGTGATCATGATTGAGAAAACAGCTATGGGTAATGTCAACTCCCTGTTGGACTTTTATATAGATAATAAGGACGGGACCACAAATTACGTGATCCTTCAAGATTATATAGAAGGGGCCGAAAAAGGGGACGCGCGTATTTTATTATTAAATGGAAAGCCTATAGGTGCGGTGCAGCGTGTTCCTGGAGAGGAAGACCATCGCTCTAACATAAGTGCTGGCGGCACCTTTAAAAAACACACGCTCACACCAGCAGAGAAAAACCTTTGTAAAAAAATAGGCCCTAAATTGGTCAAAGATGGATTGTACTTTGTCGGGATAGACGTAATTAATGGGATGCTGGTAGAAGTAAACGTGATGTCCCCAGGAGGGATTACCTATATCAATAAAGTATCTAAAGTGAAATTACAGGAAAAGGTAATCGACTTTTTTGAAGAAGTGGTAGGAGATCGCATCAAAGAATTAGAAAGACGTAACAAACTTAAAAGTACCATACTGGATGATTAAACTGTCTGTTATTGAGATCATAACTCGTATTGAAAATCAAGAGACTTTTCATGCAGTTGTAGAAGATTATTCGTTCTCAATAAAAATTGATGATTATGTACCTTATGCGTGTGCAGCGGTTCACGGCGGCCATCACTTTTCAAAAGATTTATGGGACAACTGTTTGCATACAGAGTACGATCGCTGGTATGAAGAAGATCCATGCACAGGTCAGATGATTTCTGGTTTGCCCATTACCTTAATTGCACATGACAGTAGGTTTGAGTACGATTTAAATAGAGCACCTGAAACGGCTATCTATGAAACTGCTTGGGGAAAAACACTTTGGAAAAAGCCCTTAAGTCAAGAGAAAAAAGATAGAGCTCTTGCCAAGCACGATAATTTCTATAAAGTGGTACTTAGTCTTATTGTTAAATTGGAAGAGCTTTTTGGCAGTAGCGTTTTTTACGATATGCATTCCTATAATTGGAAAAGATGGGACCGAGAAGTTCCTGTTTTCAATATAGGAACTACTAATGTAGACGAAGAGAAATACCGTGCCGAAATCACTCAGTGGCAGGATATTTTAGATGATGTGCAACTGCCTATAGCGCAAAAAGTACATTGTAAAATCAACGACGTTTTTCAAGGAAATGGATATTTTTTAAAATATGTCACTTCCAACTCCTTAAACACACTTGTTCTAGCTACAGAAATTTCAAAGATATATGCAGATGAAACTACGGGAAGAATTTTCCCAGAAGTAGTAACAGCAGTTCAAGACCTTCTTAAGTATTATATTAAAGCACATGCCCACCGTTTTTATGATAGATATCACACTCCCAAAATATAAGGACATAGATTTGCACACCTATCAGGACGTATTTGATATTGATGCAAATGTTCATAGAATCGTAAAGAATTTAGAGCTCCTATCTTATATCAACCCGTTGAATATTGCTCAGGAGCGCAAAGAGTTTTTTAAATCTAAATATACGCACGAGCCCAATTTCAAGTACCGTAAGCTTAAGTTCAAGCCCTACAAGTTACACCGTATGTTTTATAGCCAGCGGCTGGAACGTATAGAAGATGAGGGGATCAGATCT is a window of Nonlabens sp. MB-3u-79 DNA encoding:
- a CDS encoding N-formylglutamate amidohydrolase, with amino-acid sequence MIKLSVIEIITRIENQETFHAVVEDYSFSIKIDDYVPYACAAVHGGHHFSKDLWDNCLHTEYDRWYEEDPCTGQMISGLPITLIAHDSRFEYDLNRAPETAIYETAWGKTLWKKPLSQEKKDRALAKHDNFYKVVLSLIVKLEELFGSSVFYDMHSYNWKRWDREVPVFNIGTTNVDEEKYRAEITQWQDILDDVQLPIAQKVHCKINDVFQGNGYFLKYVTSNSLNTLVLATEISKIYADETTGRIFPEVVTAVQDLLKYYIKAHAHRFYDRYHTPKI
- a CDS encoding dicarboxylate/amino acid:cation symporter, translating into MKKLALHWQILIGMVLGIAFGFIMTQVDWGKDFVGDWIEPFGKIFVNLLKLIAVPLILASLVKGISDLKDIAKFRNMGLRTVVIYIATTVIAITIGLALVNVFKPGEGISEETIANLSATYESNSDIQGKLATAAAQKDAGPLQALIDMVPDNAVSAMSNNSLMLQVIFFAIFLGISMLLIGEKKAKPLKKFFDSLNDVVLKMVDLIMLSAPFAVFALLATVVVTSDDPEVLLALLYYALTVIAGLLLMIVVYCIIFAVYVKKSPLWFLQQIAPAQLLAFSTSSSAATLPVTMERVEEHMGVEKEVSSFVLPVGATINMDGTSLYQAVAAVFVCQALGIDLTIGAQLTIVLTALLASIGSAAVPGAGMVMLVIVLESIDFPSELLPVALALIFAVDRPLDMLRTTVNVTGDATVASVVAKSLGKFGKPHVKNWDDHLDEVSS
- the gshB gene encoding glutathione synthase, with the translated sequence MNVCFIMYPWEEINPEKDSTLTLIHECVKRGHRVAIATPSNLTIRNSIAYAFSKMIKKTDKVPAQLKSFYKNTVLIEKMLPLAGFDVIMMRANPPLDPIALNFLDSVKDDVFIVNDIQGLREANNKLYTACFDDPNNEIIPATHVSKNKEYLKSVIKENPKEKMIMKPLNGFGGSGVIMIEKTAMGNVNSLLDFYIDNKDGTTNYVILQDYIEGAEKGDARILLLNGKPIGAVQRVPGEEDHRSNISAGGTFKKHTLTPAEKNLCKKIGPKLVKDGLYFVGIDVINGMLVEVNVMSPGGITYINKVSKVKLQEKVIDFFEEVVGDRIKELERRNKLKSTILDD
- the aroC gene encoding chorismate synthase; the protein is MAGNTFGKQFTVTTYGESHGVALGGVIDGCPAGINIDLEAIQFDLDRRKPGQSKIVTQRKESDTVTIYSGIFEGKTTGTPIGFQIVNENQKSKDYSHIKETYRPSHADKVYDDKYGHRDYRGGGRSSARETASRVVAGAIAKQLLSQIKITAYTSSVGDLFIDKPYQELDFSEIENNAVRCPDIAFAKAMEEKILQTRKEGDTIGGTISCVIQGLPAGLGDPVFDKLHADLGKAMLSINAVKGFEYGSGFAGTQLKGSEHNDQYNADGTTKTNLSGGIQGGISNGMDVYFRVAFKPVATIMQSQETINSKGELVEMQGKGRHDPCVVPRAVVIVEAMAALVLADHFLRARTSKI
- a CDS encoding tetratricopeptide repeat protein, whose product is MKNLYYLFAITVLLGSSCQTKSTIVTKINGSEKTFYEAAKYYLSEAEYNKGLEAIHQAIQEKNQEHLVELYYLKGFMLHAYGKTTDASAAYQYVIDHTETYSLYKNKAAQLFALNLAEEEFQEQIRVKQEELLKNKNNEQLTDDSYLMVEKQPRFPTCPETTQKEIQKCSSQIVQEHIVSTYDVGLGNTFGVYEKVRTHVYYTVDTEGDATSIVARGTNAFLSLEAKRVIFSLPQMLPGESRGEKVSVPFSVPVTYNPL